One genomic segment of Aquipluma nitroreducens includes these proteins:
- the lipB gene encoding lipoyl(octanoyl) transferase LipB, with protein sequence MANFNYEDLGLKDYKECWDYQETIHKLVVDDKLANKKSSEINRFLLVEHPHVYTLGKSGDEHNLLINGDFLKKIDAVYYKINRGGDITYHGPGQLVGYPIIDLENYKVGVKDFIFKMEQAIIQTIAEYGLDGALKDGATGVWLDSTIPAKSRKICAIGVRVSRYVSMHGFALNVNTDMRYFNYINPCGFITYGVTSIEKELGRKIDIQEVKEIVKAKFNGIY encoded by the coding sequence ATGGCAAATTTTAATTACGAAGATCTTGGTCTGAAAGACTATAAAGAATGCTGGGATTATCAGGAAACAATACACAAACTAGTTGTCGATGATAAGTTGGCGAATAAGAAAAGCAGCGAAATCAATCGCTTTTTGCTGGTTGAACATCCGCATGTTTACACTCTGGGGAAAAGTGGAGACGAACATAATTTGCTGATCAACGGCGATTTCCTGAAAAAGATTGATGCTGTTTATTATAAGATCAATCGGGGAGGAGACATTACATATCACGGGCCCGGCCAGTTGGTTGGTTACCCGATTATCGATCTGGAAAACTACAAGGTTGGAGTTAAAGATTTCATTTTTAAAATGGAACAGGCGATCATTCAAACCATTGCCGAATATGGACTTGACGGAGCCTTGAAAGATGGAGCTACAGGTGTTTGGCTCGATTCAACCATTCCTGCGAAATCACGAAAGATATGTGCTATAGGTGTTCGGGTGAGCCGATATGTGTCGATGCACGGTTTTGCCCTGAATGTGAATACCGACATGAGGTATTTCAATTACATCAATCCGTGTGGTTTCATTACTTACGGAGTGACTTCCATCGAAAAGGAACTGGGGCGAAAGATCGACATTCAGGAAGTGAAGGAAATTGTGAAAGCCAAGTTTAACGGGATTTATTAG
- a CDS encoding cupin domain-containing protein translates to MKVTRYQDQELHQNPHGVDVRKLYDKESAQVSHITLQPGEGLKAHKTPVDVFFIVLEGTPVIQVGDEEELCEKDCLVESPANIIHNIYNPTHNVARILVVKAPRPATVSRIL, encoded by the coding sequence ATGAAAGTAACAAGGTATCAGGATCAGGAACTGCATCAAAACCCTCATGGAGTTGATGTTCGAAAATTGTACGACAAAGAATCGGCTCAGGTGTCGCACATTACCCTTCAACCAGGAGAAGGATTAAAAGCGCACAAAACACCTGTTGATGTGTTTTTTATTGTACTCGAAGGTACGCCGGTCATTCAGGTTGGCGACGAAGAAGAGCTTTGCGAGAAAGACTGCCTGGTTGAAAGTCCTGCCAATATCATTCACAACATCTACAATCCGACCCACAATGTTGCCCGTATTTTGGTGGTAAAAGCCCCACGGCCTGCAACAGTTTCGCGCATTTTATAA
- a CDS encoding IS256 family transposase, variant Zn-binding type, with the protein MNLVSSNFLCLWKNQKKRCWACGYTDVIRWGKQGGKQRFKCKRCGIFLTENRPEQRIQNRFVWFRKWILERQTYQILSRDSSLSQATLQRTFYHFLEQAPLVKIIKRERVHLRIDATYFAQFCLVCYQDDFDGYTQLHRFTDGERYEEIKEDLANLLKLGIQIESITTDGHKSILKAIKRSVPEAIVQRCLVHIQRMCLLWLTQYPKHQAGQELRKLVLFILRIKSENDRIYWTREFLKWHETHKDYLNEKTYNTETGRYWYTHKLLRRSYITIKRALPNMFHYLSNPDIPKTTNGIEGYFSHLKNHLDIHRGLTVKHRINFIKWYIYFANAK; encoded by the coding sequence ATGAACTTGGTTTCATCAAACTTTTTATGTTTATGGAAAAATCAAAAAAAACGCTGTTGGGCCTGTGGATATACAGATGTTATTCGATGGGGAAAACAAGGGGGTAAGCAACGATTCAAATGTAAACGATGCGGAATTTTTCTAACTGAAAATCGTCCAGAACAGAGAATTCAAAACAGGTTTGTATGGTTCAGAAAGTGGATATTGGAACGTCAGACTTATCAAATTTTAAGCAGGGACAGCAGCCTATCGCAAGCTACACTTCAACGGACATTTTACCATTTTTTAGAACAAGCGCCATTGGTCAAAATAATCAAGCGAGAGCGTGTTCATTTACGGATAGATGCCACGTATTTTGCGCAGTTTTGTTTGGTTTGTTATCAAGACGATTTTGATGGCTACACCCAGCTGCATCGCTTTACTGACGGTGAACGCTATGAGGAAATCAAAGAGGATCTGGCTAACTTGCTCAAACTTGGGATTCAGATCGAAAGCATTACCACCGACGGTCATAAAAGTATCTTAAAAGCGATAAAAAGGTCAGTTCCAGAAGCTATCGTCCAACGCTGTCTGGTTCATATCCAGCGCATGTGCCTGCTGTGGCTAACACAGTATCCCAAACATCAGGCCGGACAGGAACTACGCAAACTGGTGCTATTTATCCTTCGAATTAAATCAGAAAATGACCGGATTTACTGGACAAGAGAGTTTCTAAAATGGCATGAAACACACAAAGATTACTTGAATGAAAAAACATACAACACAGAAACCGGAAGATATTGGTACACACATAAACTGCTTCGCCGCTCTTATATAACCATCAAACGGGCTTTGCCAAACATGTTTCATTACCTATCAAACCCAGATATACCCAAGACTACAAACGGGATAGAAGGATACTTCAGTCATCTTAAAAACCACCTGGATATCCATCGTGGGTTGACGGTAAAACACCGAATAAACTTCATCAAGTGGTACATTTATTTTGCTAACGCAAAATGA
- a CDS encoding DUF438 domain-containing protein: protein MSEFTNHKASRVKKLVELFQLVIQEEMTSALVANYQQVIDLAEPGDVIAVVDELVNLQIPMPRLKMGINKALNLLNKSLQEFPYTEPASGSFLDFLIQNNEQIDQKLKAIRPLLKEINQGNRLVKDELKDKLTDLSKIDLHYQIKENVLFPMVEKYLPDYRCVQVMWSFHDDIRRNLKEAIQLLNATDFDLKKLNRLVGDLFFNIYAIKFREERILFPVISGIIPENELKALIAEGLKIGFPFISPEIWNEAINMATSELSGEVDLKTGYLSAEQIMLVFNHLPVDITYVDENNKVKFYSTPEKRIFRRTNSIIGRDVKNCHPHESVHVVEQIVEAFRNGDKDKASFWIQLKGEFILIQYFAVRDELGNYKGVVEVSQEITEIRNIQGERRLLDWGNVVKNSW, encoded by the coding sequence ATGTCAGAATTCACCAATCATAAAGCGAGCAGAGTAAAAAAATTAGTAGAACTCTTCCAATTGGTTATTCAGGAAGAAATGACTTCAGCATTGGTAGCCAATTATCAGCAGGTAATTGACCTTGCCGAACCCGGCGATGTAATAGCCGTTGTCGATGAGCTAGTCAACCTTCAAATTCCGATGCCACGACTAAAAATGGGCATCAACAAAGCACTCAATCTGTTGAACAAATCGCTTCAGGAATTCCCTTACACAGAACCTGCTTCAGGAAGCTTTTTGGATTTTTTGATACAAAACAACGAACAGATTGACCAAAAACTGAAAGCGATTCGCCCTTTGTTGAAAGAAATCAACCAGGGAAATCGTCTGGTAAAAGACGAATTAAAAGATAAACTTACCGATTTGTCCAAAATTGATTTGCATTACCAAATTAAAGAAAATGTGCTTTTCCCAATGGTCGAAAAGTATTTACCCGACTATCGCTGTGTACAGGTAATGTGGTCGTTCCACGACGACATCCGTCGAAACCTCAAAGAGGCAATTCAGCTATTAAATGCCACTGACTTCGATCTCAAAAAACTCAATCGCTTAGTCGGAGATCTGTTTTTCAACATTTACGCCATCAAATTCCGCGAAGAACGAATTCTATTCCCTGTTATTTCAGGTATTATTCCTGAAAATGAACTGAAGGCTCTAATTGCTGAAGGCCTTAAAATTGGCTTCCCATTTATTTCGCCTGAAATATGGAATGAAGCTATCAACATGGCAACTTCTGAACTTTCAGGAGAAGTGGACTTGAAGACCGGCTATTTATCCGCAGAGCAAATCATGCTTGTTTTTAATCATTTACCGGTTGACATCACTTATGTGGACGAGAACAACAAAGTAAAATTCTACTCCACACCCGAAAAACGAATTTTCCGGAGAACCAATTCCATAATTGGCCGTGACGTGAAAAACTGCCATCCGCACGAAAGCGTTCATGTGGTTGAGCAAATCGTAGAAGCTTTCCGGAATGGAGACAAAGACAAAGCCAGCTTTTGGATTCAATTGAAGGGCGAATTCATTCTTATTCAATATTTTGCCGTACGCGACGAACTTGGAAATTACAAAGGAGTGGTGGAAGTCTCACAGGAAATAACCGAAATACGAAACATTCAGGGAGAAAGGCGGTTATTAGATTGGGGCAATGTGGTCAAAAATAGTTGGTGA
- a CDS encoding D-hexose-6-phosphate mutarotase: MVDIDELDDKFSIEGEVGFAELEEDLVFITVSNKYADADICLYGAHITSFRPHNSMDLLWMSPDSCFEVGKAIRGGIPVCFPWFGPHKTDEEKPQHGFARLMYWDVLSTATNPAGETIIKLELNSSEETKAYWAHDFRAEMTIVVGKTLVETLKITNTSAVSFDYTCALHTYYSLSAIESITIEGLKGLTYYNQLTRENGVQEEEKLEITDGLTRHYLNTETPVIIDDSAFRRRIKVDKKGSKVTTVWNPGAEPCAKIGDLSDDGYETFVCVEATNAFDYPIHLAPGESFETSAIIGLEEKIF; the protein is encoded by the coding sequence ATGGTTGATATTGACGAATTGGACGATAAGTTCAGCATTGAAGGCGAAGTTGGATTTGCCGAACTGGAAGAAGATTTGGTTTTTATTACGGTATCAAACAAATATGCCGATGCCGATATTTGTCTGTATGGTGCACACATCACGAGCTTCAGACCACACAACTCGATGGATTTGCTGTGGATGAGTCCCGATAGCTGTTTCGAAGTTGGTAAAGCAATTCGAGGCGGAATCCCGGTTTGTTTTCCTTGGTTCGGGCCACATAAAACAGATGAAGAAAAACCACAGCACGGCTTTGCCCGCCTGATGTATTGGGATGTGCTCTCAACGGCTACCAATCCTGCCGGCGAAACAATTATCAAATTGGAACTTAACTCTTCAGAAGAAACCAAGGCGTATTGGGCACATGATTTTCGTGCCGAGATGACTATTGTTGTTGGCAAAACGCTTGTTGAAACACTTAAAATCACCAACACTTCTGCCGTATCGTTCGACTACACCTGCGCTTTGCACACGTATTACAGCCTGTCTGCAATTGAAAGTATTACGATTGAAGGATTGAAAGGATTGACATATTACAATCAGTTGACCAGAGAAAACGGTGTTCAGGAAGAAGAAAAGCTAGAGATAACGGATGGTTTAACCCGCCATTACCTCAATACTGAAACTCCAGTAATTATTGACGACAGCGCCTTCCGTCGCCGGATTAAAGTGGATAAAAAAGGCAGCAAAGTGACCACCGTTTGGAATCCGGGTGCAGAACCCTGTGCTAAAATTGGCGATCTGTCCGACGATGGTTACGAAACCTTTGTGTGCGTTGAGGCAACCAATGCATTCGATTATCCAATTCATCTGGCTCCTGGGGAATCGTTTGAAACTTCTGCCATTATTGGGTTGGAAGAAAAAATCTTTTAG
- the ybaK gene encoding Cys-tRNA(Pro) deacylase produces the protein MKKTNAARLLDAKSINYELAEYEVNENDLSAVSLAKKIGQDVEQIFKTLVLRGDKTGVFVCVVPGDTEVDLKKAAKVSGNKNCAMVHQKELLGLTGYIRGGCSPLGMKKPYPIYIHETCQLFDLIYISAGQRGLQLKLNPEDIVQMTGAVVCDVAE, from the coding sequence ATGAAAAAGACCAATGCTGCCCGCCTGCTTGATGCCAAATCAATCAACTATGAACTGGCAGAATACGAGGTTAACGAAAATGACCTAAGCGCTGTTTCTCTGGCCAAAAAGATTGGGCAGGATGTGGAACAGATTTTCAAAACATTGGTGCTTCGGGGCGACAAGACCGGCGTGTTTGTTTGTGTAGTTCCCGGAGATACGGAAGTTGACTTGAAAAAAGCGGCCAAAGTATCCGGAAATAAGAATTGTGCCATGGTTCACCAAAAGGAATTGCTCGGTTTAACCGGTTACATTCGCGGAGGGTGTTCTCCTTTAGGCATGAAAAAACCGTACCCGATTTACATACACGAAACCTGCCAGTTGTTCGATCTGATTTATATTAGCGCCGGACAGCGTGGTCTGCAACTCAAACTGAATCCTGAAGATATAGTGCAGATGACCGGAGCGGTTGTTTGCGATGTGGCAGAATAA
- a CDS encoding TonB-dependent receptor: MKRTITAIITILISLNVFSQTIIMGKVSEEKGDVLPGASAYLKGTYDGTTSNENGEFKFKTSKTGQFTLAVEFMGFEPFSRMLELKGDTIRINVELKEAFNQLNAVTITAGTFEAGDKKRAVTITPRDMVTTAGAAGDVYGALQSLPGTTTNGESGRLFVKGGDSEESQTYIDGALVSVPYNSSAPNMATRGRFSPFMFKGTMFSTGGYSAEYGQALSSVLLLNTNDMPEEDQLDLSFLMVGVEAAGTKKWNSGAITGTLSYNNLKPYMSLVPQNYHWTDEPESTNGAISFRQKTSKTGMFKFYSSLDNGSFTVSQKNLDAGGQLTDYKLANDNVFMNASWNDKLGEKWAISSAASFTNNKDDIHFDQTHVVKKIQANYLKSTLSYPFSEKFILKFGGELFAKTFSQDAQIGSEIHNNSFTNHTFSGFTEAQVYASSKFVTRIGARVEYSDYLNSFNFAPRLSTAYKISDKSQFSVAYGWFYQNPVDNYLLYTNRIKPERADHYTFSFQSSANDRTIKAELYYKDYRNLVKFTGGEFYLPTSYNNFGSGYAKGLDLFWRDKKSIKGGDYWISYSFVDAKRDYRNFPHEAIPSFTSKHNLSIVYKHWIGSLRSYPGVNFKYSSPRVYNDPNSSVFNGEKMLPYRSLDMSWSFLYRQNIIFYFAANNITGFKNEFGRTYASTPDVSGNYTSAAVEPSSNRFFVLGCFITLTRKGSANQLDKIN; encoded by the coding sequence ATGAAAAGAACAATTACTGCAATCATTACAATTCTAATTAGTCTGAATGTCTTTTCTCAAACAATAATCATGGGAAAAGTATCAGAGGAGAAAGGCGATGTTTTGCCTGGAGCCAGTGCCTATTTAAAAGGAACTTACGATGGGACAACAAGTAACGAAAATGGAGAATTCAAATTCAAAACCAGCAAAACAGGTCAATTTACTTTGGCGGTTGAGTTTATGGGTTTCGAACCTTTTTCCAGAATGCTGGAATTGAAGGGCGATACCATCAGGATAAATGTGGAGCTAAAAGAAGCTTTTAACCAGCTAAATGCCGTTACAATCACAGCCGGAACTTTTGAGGCAGGCGATAAAAAGCGTGCAGTTACCATTACTCCGCGCGACATGGTAACTACTGCCGGTGCTGCAGGCGATGTTTACGGAGCATTGCAGTCGCTTCCGGGAACAACGACCAACGGCGAATCAGGTCGTTTGTTTGTTAAAGGTGGTGATAGTGAAGAATCGCAAACCTATATTGATGGGGCGCTGGTTTCGGTTCCGTACAATTCGTCGGCTCCAAATATGGCCACACGCGGACGTTTCAGTCCGTTCATGTTTAAAGGAACGATGTTCAGCACAGGCGGTTATTCGGCCGAATATGGGCAGGCGCTTTCGTCGGTTTTGCTGCTCAACACCAACGATATGCCCGAAGAAGACCAGTTGGATTTGTCGTTTTTGATGGTTGGCGTTGAGGCTGCCGGAACCAAAAAATGGAATTCAGGAGCAATAACCGGAACGTTGAGTTACAACAACCTGAAGCCATACATGAGCCTGGTGCCACAAAATTACCATTGGACCGACGAGCCGGAATCGACGAACGGCGCAATTAGTTTCCGCCAGAAGACCAGCAAAACAGGTATGTTTAAGTTCTATTCGAGTCTGGATAATGGCAGTTTTACTGTCAGTCAGAAAAACTTGGATGCGGGCGGACAGTTGACCGATTACAAACTGGCAAACGACAATGTTTTTATGAATGCCTCGTGGAACGACAAACTCGGCGAAAAGTGGGCGATCAGCTCAGCCGCTTCGTTCACCAACAACAAAGACGATATTCATTTCGACCAAACTCATGTGGTCAAAAAGATTCAGGCAAATTACCTGAAATCAACACTGTCGTACCCGTTCAGCGAAAAGTTTATCCTGAAATTTGGCGGTGAGTTATTTGCCAAAACCTTCTCGCAAGATGCACAGATTGGTAGCGAGATACACAACAACAGCTTTACCAATCATACCTTTTCAGGATTTACTGAAGCGCAGGTTTATGCCTCCTCGAAGTTTGTGACCCGTATTGGTGCACGTGTTGAATACTCCGATTACCTGAACAGCTTTAACTTCGCGCCTCGCTTATCAACAGCCTACAAGATCTCAGATAAAAGCCAATTCTCGGTGGCATACGGTTGGTTCTACCAAAATCCGGTTGACAATTATCTGCTTTACACCAACCGAATTAAACCCGAACGCGCCGATCATTATACATTTAGTTTTCAGTCGTCGGCCAACGACCGAACCATCAAAGCGGAACTGTATTACAAAGATTACCGCAATCTGGTTAAATTCACGGGTGGCGAATTTTATCTGCCAACCAGCTACAACAACTTCGGAAGTGGATATGCCAAAGGTCTTGATCTGTTTTGGAGAGATAAAAAGTCGATCAAAGGTGGCGATTACTGGATTTCGTATTCTTTTGTAGATGCCAAACGCGATTACCGCAATTTCCCGCACGAAGCCATTCCGTCGTTTACCAGCAAGCACAATTTGTCAATCGTATATAAGCATTGGATTGGAAGCCTCAGGTCTTATCCTGGCGTCAACTTTAAATATTCGTCGCCACGTGTTTACAACGATCCAAATTCGTCGGTTTTTAATGGCGAAAAGATGTTGCCTTACCGAAGTCTGGATATGAGCTGGAGTTTCCTATACCGCCAGAACATCATTTTTTACTTTGCGGCCAATAATATCACTGGCTTTAAAAATGAGTTTGGCCGTACCTATGCCAGTACTCCTGATGTTTCAGGAAACTACACGAGTGCGGCTGTTGAACCCAGTTCGAACCGCTTTTTTGTGTTGGGTTGTTTCATCACCCTGACCCGAAAAGGAAGTGCAAATCAGTTGGATAAGATAAATTAA
- a CDS encoding sensor histidine kinase, giving the protein MRSLEIGRKRRRPIVYILGSSAISVFLLVAFMQGALSSWQNFLSGFFWGFSISIAQWVGLEIVYQLIDRRISWIETPVKKVFVQVISFLTYSASAFIIVQLANYYIWLGILPSESWKSIIRSLPFTLLISLVLSLIFTAIGFFFAWKNAFLQAEKLKVEMLAYKYESLRNQINPHFLFNSLNVLSDLVYDDQAMAVKFIRQLSDLFRYVLDSRDKELVPLKDELEFIRSFTFLLKTRFEEKLKIDVDVQANPEEYIVPMTLQLLIENAVKHNEVSEAFPLRISVRKVNDCLEVENNLQPKNVGDDSKKTGLKNITQQFAFFSEKPIKIITSDERYMVRVPILKSVEK; this is encoded by the coding sequence ATGAGGTCTCTTGAAATAGGAAGAAAAAGGCGAAGGCCAATTGTCTATATTTTGGGTAGTTCTGCCATAAGTGTTTTCTTGCTTGTGGCATTTATGCAGGGTGCACTTTCCAGTTGGCAAAATTTCTTATCCGGCTTTTTCTGGGGGTTTAGTATCAGTATTGCACAATGGGTCGGTTTGGAAATCGTATACCAATTAATCGATCGCCGGATTTCCTGGATCGAAACTCCTGTAAAAAAAGTATTCGTTCAGGTAATCTCTTTTTTAACCTATTCAGCTTCAGCATTTATTATCGTTCAGCTTGCCAATTATTACATCTGGCTGGGTATTTTACCATCCGAATCATGGAAATCGATTATTCGGTCACTTCCTTTTACTCTCCTGATTTCACTCGTTCTTTCACTGATATTTACTGCGATCGGATTTTTCTTTGCCTGGAAAAACGCTTTTCTTCAGGCTGAAAAGTTGAAAGTTGAAATGTTGGCGTACAAATACGAATCGCTACGCAACCAGATCAATCCCCATTTCCTGTTCAACAGCCTGAATGTGTTGAGCGATCTGGTGTACGACGATCAGGCGATGGCGGTAAAGTTTATCAGACAACTCAGCGACTTGTTTCGTTACGTTCTTGATAGTCGCGATAAGGAACTGGTTCCGCTTAAGGATGAGCTGGAATTTATCCGCTCGTTTACCTTTTTACTGAAAACGCGCTTCGAAGAAAAACTAAAGATTGATGTTGATGTTCAGGCCAATCCGGAAGAATATATTGTGCCGATGACTTTGCAATTGTTGATCGAAAATGCAGTAAAGCACAACGAAGTTTCCGAAGCGTTTCCACTCCGGATTTCGGTGCGGAAAGTGAACGATTGTTTGGAAGTAGAGAATAATTTACAACCCAAAAATGTAGGCGACGATTCGAAGAAAACCGGGCTGAAAAACATTACCCAGCAGTTTGCTTTCTTTTCTGAGAAGCCCATTAAAATTATTACTTCCGACGAGCGATACATGGTTCGGGTTCCTATCTTAAAATCGGTTGAGAAATGA
- a CDS encoding LytR/AlgR family response regulator transcription factor, translating to MKAIVFEDETRAANHLERLLARVAPEISVLAKLESVRDAVKYLQNNPEPELIFSDIQLADGLSFEIYKQVEVSCPIIFTTAYDHYAIEAFKTNGIDYLLKPVEEERLRQAIDKAKHFSPGLVLEKLLAMNRPVAEKAYKSRFMVKVGDKIKSVPVEEILVFYSQEKASFIRTTDTHTYCIDYALDQLEPMLDPEKYFRINRKYIVAIDACTNILAWTNSRLRLKIEGIDDSDIIVARERVVEFKSWLDR from the coding sequence ATGAAAGCTATAGTTTTTGAAGACGAAACACGTGCAGCCAATCATCTGGAACGATTGCTTGCCAGGGTTGCTCCTGAAATTTCAGTGCTTGCCAAGCTCGAATCGGTTCGCGATGCCGTGAAGTACCTGCAAAATAATCCGGAGCCGGAACTCATATTTTCGGATATTCAGCTGGCCGATGGACTGAGTTTCGAAATTTACAAACAGGTTGAGGTGAGTTGCCCGATCATTTTTACCACCGCCTACGACCATTACGCTATCGAAGCTTTTAAGACCAACGGCATCGACTATTTACTGAAGCCAGTTGAAGAAGAGCGACTTCGTCAGGCCATTGATAAAGCCAAACATTTTTCGCCCGGGCTGGTGCTCGAAAAGCTGCTGGCAATGAATAGGCCAGTCGCAGAAAAAGCTTATAAATCGCGGTTTATGGTGAAAGTGGGCGACAAAATAAAAAGCGTTCCGGTGGAGGAAATTTTAGTGTTTTACAGTCAGGAGAAAGCCAGCTTTATTCGCACCACCGATACACATACCTATTGCATCGACTATGCCCTCGACCAGTTGGAACCCATGCTCGATCCGGAGAAATACTTCCGCATCAACCGCAAATACATTGTTGCCATTGATGCCTGTACCAACATTCTGGCGTGGACAAACTCGCGCCTCCGCCTGAAGATTGAAGGGATTGATGACTCCGATATTATTGTTGCAAGGGAACGGGTGGTGGAGTTTAAGAGTTGGCTGGATCGATAA
- a CDS encoding dipeptidase: MTYIEQYIEENKDRFLKELFGLIQIPSVSSIAENKSDMLKAAEYWKKLLLEAGADRAEVYESDGNPVTYGEKIIDPTKPTVLIYGHMDVMPVDPINLWTSPPFEPEIRDGKIWGRGAEDNKGQSFMHAKAFELMVRTHTLPCNVKFMIEGEEEIGSPNLGKWCEQHKEMLKADIILVSDTSMIARDMPSITTGLRGLAYWQVEVTGPNRDLHSGLYGGAVANPINVLAKLIAQMTDEKGKITIPGFYDDVLDISAEERALLAQAPFNLETYKKSIAVDEVSGEEGFSTTERTGIRPSFDVCGIWGGYMGEGAKTVMPSKAFAKISTRLVPNQDHEKIAVLFKEHFESIAPKSVKVEVTSLHGGQAYGCPITVPAYQAAEKAYLDTYGKRPVPVRSGGSIPIISTFEKVLGIKSILMGFGLDSDAIHSPNENFPLEQFYNGIRTIPLFYKYFAEIK, translated from the coding sequence ATGACATACATTGAACAGTACATCGAAGAAAACAAAGACCGTTTTTTGAAAGAATTATTCGGTTTAATCCAAATTCCGTCAGTCAGCTCAATTGCTGAAAATAAATCGGATATGCTGAAAGCTGCTGAATATTGGAAAAAACTTTTGCTTGAAGCCGGAGCCGACCGTGCTGAAGTTTATGAGTCGGACGGAAATCCGGTAACGTACGGCGAGAAGATCATCGACCCAACCAAACCAACAGTTTTGATTTATGGGCACATGGATGTGATGCCAGTTGACCCGATTAATTTATGGACTTCTCCTCCGTTTGAACCTGAAATCCGTGACGGAAAAATCTGGGGACGGGGCGCCGAAGACAACAAAGGGCAAAGTTTTATGCACGCTAAAGCCTTCGAACTGATGGTTCGCACTCATACGCTTCCTTGTAACGTAAAATTCATGATTGAAGGCGAGGAGGAAATTGGTTCACCTAATTTGGGCAAATGGTGCGAGCAGCACAAAGAAATGCTGAAAGCCGATATCATCCTGGTTTCCGACACATCGATGATTGCCCGCGACATGCCGTCAATTACCACCGGATTGCGCGGATTGGCATACTGGCAGGTTGAGGTTACCGGGCCAAACCGCGATTTGCACTCCGGTCTGTACGGTGGCGCAGTTGCCAACCCAATCAATGTGCTCGCCAAACTAATTGCACAAATGACCGACGAAAAAGGCAAGATTACCATTCCCGGATTTTACGACGATGTACTTGATATTTCTGCTGAAGAACGCGCCTTGTTGGCGCAGGCTCCTTTTAATCTTGAAACATACAAAAAATCGATTGCTGTCGATGAAGTTTCCGGTGAAGAAGGTTTTTCAACAACCGAACGCACTGGAATTCGCCCAAGTTTCGATGTTTGCGGCATTTGGGGTGGCTATATGGGCGAAGGCGCCAAAACAGTAATGCCATCGAAAGCTTTTGCCAAGATTTCAACCCGTCTGGTGCCCAATCAGGATCATGAAAAGATTGCCGTTTTATTTAAAGAGCACTTCGAAAGCATCGCTCCAAAAAGCGTAAAGGTTGAAGTGACTTCGCTGCACGGCGGACAAGCTTACGGTTGCCCGATCACCGTTCCGGCTTATCAGGCTGCCGAAAAAGCCTATCTCGACACCTATGGCAAACGACCAGTTCCGGTTCGCAGCGGCGGAAGTATTCCCATTATTTCTACGTTCGAGAAAGTGCTGGGCATCAAATCAATTCTAATGGGCTTTGGTCTGGATTCGGATGCCATTCACTCACCCAATGAGAACTTCCCGTTGGAACAATTCTACAATGGAATCCGCACAATACCATTGTTTTACAAGTATTTTGCCGAGATCAAATAG